A genomic stretch from Schistosoma haematobium chromosome 4, whole genome shotgun sequence includes:
- a CDS encoding hypothetical protein (EggNog:ENOG4112WX9~COG:P) has product MELQTIGPITLDSSNCTDLRRGQRDYQPTTVTQKANLNTCNPSSTACEFYDLSTTQQIETRQMEINRNYNNNNTILEKIKYNYQASSTFSAPNPSSPKLPPSIFHCTSNTTKASSITSISPPPPTANNNSNINVMNAPKSSPILLTNNRLSELISNCYEQPTANLSVDCSNEQISLTNTENFPSNTLNTFVNNKINKSNQKDNEAIYYDHVSLNKYLNENKDSVQSTFLNLPTATLSHSTNITCSTSISSSSSSMIELFSTMKEPMKTNNISTLNNLQQSARKISSRTPSPSVLTEHELNNNPNNEQYLSSEIEHSKLSNSVENRIKSSNILNNDINFYNNTNQSSLNSQRNSELNVNLSTNDSLLIIKSSSSSTSSSSLLSLISTSIPSVTPSISSTSSSMYQLNSVINMNEPTCDRHDLYHNESIPIMPFACTTITETVSTTTCSNLSSVDFPVCSTLPNSSCITTVNSMLPTLSTSIIDHSINNNNLCQMNKFNLYHLQNPYLLTSLESSKFSIQSHLEQFPVNPINFVTTCSTNVTFSTNTTNTVINTNTNSNNNNINGNNSGNSDDDDDDNDCVSGDGGQRGGDSDSNSVIQLYQQQSTGVLSRFPTPLTLMYETMNNKTSIMNNFPISPSAPTFPHHHNHHQNQHHHHQHVHHPSHLQHQHHHPYQPPPPQQQHQLNRYHTNNPCLNNLPMKLSTFNLISSSSSSSSSSPSITTTQPSSMFSSLLLTTDTTIDTMTTTTKPTVITNGTLTPTNLQSTYFPYSFVSNHMITNSNNNSINNANNNLMDRINTVCDEYLPSDCRSSGGKKTTLNSGIIEHLLNTGHQADILQSLKVTNKQPSPNLLKFAESLAIRRQTHDLCVQSRWLLILPCLDDKYPFMAFFKYFFQLFLSFNYIIMSSKLVILFY; this is encoded by the exons ATGGAACTTCAGACTATTGGTCCAATTACATTAGACTCATCAAATTGTACTGATTTACGTAGAGGACAGCGTGATTACCAACCAACAACAGTGACGCAAAAAGCTAACTTGAATACATGCAATCCCAGTTCAACAGCATGCGAATTCTATGATCTCTCAACAACGCAACAAATAGAAACACGTCAAATGGAAATCAATAGaaactataataataacaatactatacttgaaaaaattaaatataactATCAAGCATCATCTACATTTTCAGCCCCCAATCCGTCCTCTCCCAAATTACCACCGTCAATATTTCATTGTACATCAAATACTACTAAGGCATCAAGCATTACTTCTATatctcctcctcctcctactgctaataataacagtaatattaATGTAATGAACGCCCCAAAATCTTCACCTATATTGCTGACGAATAATCGACTTTCAGAATTAATATCGAATTGCTATGAACAACCTACAGCGAATCTATCTGTTGATTGTTCTAATGAACAAATAAGCTTAACAAACACTGAAAACTTTCCATCAAATACACTAAATActtttgttaataataaaattaataaatctaATCAAAAAGATAATGAGGCAATCTATTATGATCATGtatcattgaataaatatttaaatgaaaataaagactCTGTACAGTCTACAtttttgaatcttcccactgcaACATTATCGCATTCAACGAACATAACATGTTCAACATCCatatcatcatcgtcatcaagCATGATAGAATTGTTTTCGACTATGAAAGAACCAATGAAAACCAATAATATTTCAACATTAAACAATCTACAACAATCAGCAAGGAAAATATCAAGTAGAACACCATCACCTTCAGTGTTAACTGaacatgaattaaataataatcctaATAATGAACAATATTTATCTTCTGAAATAGAACATTCTAAGTTGTCTAATTCTGTCGAGAATAGAATTAAATCTTCAAATATATTAAACAATGATATTAACTtttataataatactaatcaaTCGTCATTAAATTCTCAACGTAATTCGGAATTAAACGTAAATCTATCGACAAATGATTCATTGTTGATAATTAAATCCTCTTCCTCGTCcacctcatcatcatcattattgtcaTTAATATCTACTTCTATCCCATCTGTTACACCATCAATATCAtccacatcatcatcaatgtaTCAACTGAATTCCGTGATCAATATGAATGAACCTACTTGTGATAGGCATGATTTATATCATAATGAATCAATACCAATTATGCCATTCGCATGTACAACTATTACAGAGACAGTCAGTACAACTACATGTTCCAACTTATCATCTGTTGATTTTCCAGTTTGTTCTACACTTCCAAACAGTTCTTGTATTACTACAGTAAATTCTATGCTACCTACATTATCAACATCAATAATTGAtcattcaattaataataataatttatgtcaaatgaataaatttaatttatatcatTTACAAAATCCATATTTGTTAACAAGTTTAGAAAGTTCTAAGTTTTCAATTCAATCTCATTTAGAACAATTTCCAGTAAATCCAATAAATTTTGTTACAACATGTTCGACAAACGTTACTTTTTCTacaaatactactaatactgtcATAAATACTAAtacaaacagtaataataataacattaatggtaataatagtggtaatagtgatgatgatgatgatgataatgattgtgTTAGTGGTGATGGTGGTCAGAGAGGTGGTGATAGTGACAGTAATTCAGTAATCCAGTtatatcaacaacaatcaaCTGGTGTATTATCAAGATTCCCTACTCCATTAACTCTAATGTATGAGACTATGAATAATAAAACTAGTATCATGAATAATTTTCCGATTTCCCCTAGTGCTCCTACTTTTCCTCATCATCACAATCACCATCaaaatcaacatcatcatcatcaacatgtTCATCATCCATCTCATCTTCAGCATCAGCATCATCATCCCTATCAACCACCACCgccacaacaacaacatcaactaAATAGATATCATACGAATAATCCATGTTTGAATAATTTACCAATGAAATTATCAACATTCAACTtgatttcatcatcatcatcatcatcgtcgtcgtcaCCATCGATAACAACAACACAACCGTCATCAAtgttttcatcattattattaacaacaGATACAACGATAGACACTATGACAACAACCACAAAACCAACAGTAATTACTAATGGGACATTAACACCAACAAATTTGCAATCAACTTATTTTCCTTATTCATTTGTCAGTAATCATATGATtaccaatagtaataataattctattaaCAATGCTAATAATAATCTAATGGATCGAATTAATACAGTATGTGATGAATATCTACCATCAGATTGTAGATCATCAGGTGGAA AAAAGACAACTTTAAACAGTGGAATTATTGAACATCTCTTGAACACAGGACATCAAGCAGATATCTTGCAATCTTTGAAGGTGACTAATAAACAGCCAAGCCCCAaccttctgaagtttgctgaatcTCTTGCTATCAGGCGTCAAACacatgatttatgtgttcaaagcAGATGGTTATTAATACTTCCTTGTCTTGATGACAAATATCCCTTCATGGCATTCTTCAAATATTTCTTTCAattatttctttcatttaactacatcattatgtcttctaaattagtaatcttattttattaa